From a region of the Streptacidiphilus albus JL83 genome:
- a CDS encoding helix-turn-helix domain-containing protein: MEHSRWKLARERRFTEGYTESPEVEQGRQEHRLAMELAKVVYDRRIELGLSQSELAARAGLTQGKISRIEGSDAVPTLPLLAKLTKGLNASLNIAIDVDDARVTLSAHKAA; this comes from the coding sequence ATGGAGCACAGCCGCTGGAAGCTGGCGCGCGAGCGCAGGTTTACCGAGGGCTACACCGAGTCGCCCGAGGTCGAGCAGGGGCGCCAGGAGCACCGCCTGGCCATGGAACTGGCCAAGGTCGTCTACGACCGCCGCATCGAACTGGGATTGTCGCAGTCCGAGCTGGCCGCCCGTGCCGGGCTGACCCAGGGCAAGATCTCCCGGATCGAAGGCTCCGACGCCGTCCCCACCCTGCCGCTGCTCGCCAAGCTGACCAAGGGCCTGAACGCCTCCCTGAACATCGCCATCGACGTCGACGACGCGAGGGTCACGCTCTCCGCACACAAGGCCGCGTGA